From one Streptomyces chromofuscus genomic stretch:
- a CDS encoding amino acid ABC transporter permease gives MTSVLYDAPGPKAKRRNIIFSVVFVALLALLAWWVWQVLDDKGQLEWALWKPFTEGAAWTTYLLPGLGNTLKAAALAMVIALPLGAIFGIARLSDHRWVRGPAGAVVEFFRAIPVLLLMLFANEFYARSTDISSEVRPLYAVVTGLVLYNASVLAEVVRAGILALPKGQTEAAQAIGLRKGQTMTTILLPQAVTVMLPAIVSQLVVIVKDTALGGALLNYSELVSARGTLAANYANVIPSFIVVAIIFIIVNFILTSFASWLEARLRRSKRSTGAVLGAEKVEDLNAAEIGGSYGTGAEGKP, from the coding sequence GTGACCTCGGTTCTGTACGACGCCCCCGGCCCCAAGGCCAAACGGCGCAACATCATCTTCTCGGTTGTCTTCGTCGCCCTGCTCGCGCTGCTCGCGTGGTGGGTCTGGCAGGTCCTGGACGACAAGGGCCAGCTGGAATGGGCCCTGTGGAAGCCGTTCACCGAGGGCGCGGCCTGGACGACGTATCTTCTGCCCGGTCTCGGCAACACGCTGAAGGCCGCGGCGCTCGCCATGGTCATCGCCCTCCCGCTGGGCGCCATATTCGGCATCGCGCGCCTGTCCGACCATCGATGGGTGCGCGGGCCGGCCGGAGCGGTCGTGGAGTTCTTCCGGGCGATCCCGGTGCTGCTGCTGATGCTGTTCGCCAACGAGTTCTACGCCCGCTCGACGGACATCAGCAGCGAGGTCCGGCCCCTGTACGCGGTCGTCACCGGCCTGGTCCTGTACAACGCCTCGGTCCTCGCCGAGGTCGTCCGGGCCGGCATCCTCGCCCTGCCCAAGGGGCAGACGGAGGCCGCCCAGGCGATCGGCCTGCGCAAGGGCCAGACGATGACCACCATCCTGCTGCCGCAGGCCGTCACGGTGATGCTCCCGGCCATCGTCAGCCAGCTGGTCGTCATCGTGAAGGACACCGCGCTGGGTGGCGCGCTGCTCAACTACAGCGAACTCGTCAGCGCCCGCGGCACGCTCGCGGCCAACTACGCCAACGTCATCCCGAGCTTCATCGTCGTCGCGATCATCTTCATCATCGTGAACTTCATCCTCACCAGCTTCGCGAGCTGGCTGGAGGCCCGCCTGCGGCGCAGCAAGCGGAGCACCGGCGCGGTGCTCGGGGCCGAGAAGGTGGAGGACCTCAACGCCGCCGAGATCGGCGGCAGCTACGGCACCGGCGCGGAGGGCAAGCCCTGA
- a CDS encoding amino acid ABC transporter permease — MFDFLSDYDDPSLLGAFWVTVQLTVFSAIGSLVWGTLLAAMRVSPVPLMRGFGTAYVNIVRNIPLTVIIVFTSLGLADIFGVTMGAPDDFDLQGFRLAVLGLVAYTAAFVCEALRSGINTVPVGQAEAARALGLNFSQVLRLIVLPQAFRSVIGPLANVLIALTKNTTVAATIGVAEAALLMKEMIENEAQTVLIGAIFAFGFVVLTLPTGLFLGWLSKRLAVKR; from the coding sequence GTGTTCGACTTTCTTTCTGACTATGACGACCCGAGCCTGTTGGGCGCCTTCTGGGTGACGGTGCAGCTCACCGTCTTCTCGGCCATCGGCTCGCTGGTCTGGGGAACCCTGCTGGCCGCGATGCGGGTCAGCCCGGTCCCGCTGATGCGCGGCTTCGGCACCGCCTATGTCAACATCGTCCGGAACATCCCGTTGACGGTCATCATCGTCTTCACCTCGCTCGGCCTCGCCGACATCTTCGGGGTGACGATGGGCGCGCCGGACGACTTCGACCTGCAGGGCTTCCGGCTGGCGGTCCTCGGCCTCGTCGCCTACACCGCCGCCTTCGTCTGCGAAGCGCTGCGGTCCGGCATCAACACCGTGCCCGTCGGGCAGGCCGAGGCGGCCCGGGCCCTCGGGCTGAACTTCAGTCAGGTCCTGCGGCTCATCGTGCTGCCGCAGGCGTTCCGCTCGGTCATCGGCCCGTTGGCCAACGTCCTGATCGCGTTGACCAAGAACACGACGGTGGCCGCCACGATCGGTGTGGCGGAAGCGGCCCTGCTCATGAAGGAAATGATCGAGAACGAGGCTCAAACCGTGCTCATCGGCGCGATCTTCGCCTTCGGTTTCGTGGTACTGACCCTGCCCACCGGCCTCTTCCTCGGCTGGCTGAGCAAGCGACTGGCGGTGAAGCGGTGA